In the Euwallacea fornicatus isolate EFF26 chromosome 30, ASM4011564v1, whole genome shotgun sequence genome, TTCTGAAAATTAGTCCAAGAACATACACTCCACACTTTTACCTCGACACTTGCATACGCAGACTTGAGCCAAGGCATATCTTAACATCCGCCTTGTCTCCACACGTTCCTTCTTTGCACCGAAACTTACACGCGCCATACTCTTTTTACACAATTTAAAACTGCACATGCATGTACCAAGATAAAAAGGGCCATGTGTAAGACTCTTAAACATACGGGAATTCATCTGATATTTGAAAAGCTACCGTAACTTGCTCCTTCAGTGCCTGTAGCACTCCATTTAACTCAGCAATTGTTTTGTCATGGGATAGTTTCTGGTTCTCAGCTTTCCTCTGCAGATCTTGAATGATGGTGTTAGATTCCTCCCTCAATCTTTCCTCTTCTTTGATCTGATTTCTCATCTCCTCGATTTGGCTGTCGTTGCCCTCATAACGTTTCTCGGCGAGGAGCTTTTGCCAGTTGACCAGTAGCTCGCTGATTTTAGACTCGTGCTGTTGTATCACTACTTCAAAGGATTGCTGTAGCTGCTCACCTTCGCACTATGGAAAAAGTTGCAGAATCTCAAGACGATGGAGACTTTCAGATTTTATACcttcaaaaacttaattttgtccgatacttGATTGACGTTGATATCAGACTTTGTAACACTCTCCAGAAGTTCGACAATCAGGGCTCGGCGGCTAAGCAGGTTTTTGCATGTGTTCATGAGGGTTTGGGGGATTTCTTCAATAgaacttttcattttgttaACAACTTCCATCGAAATTTGCTCGCCGACTCCCTGATGAGGGAAAATTACGCcaagaaatttgttttaagttCTTACCATAACACTGTGAGGGGAAGGAGCCTTAGGCGCAATCGACGACACAAGTTTCACCTCATCCAGTTGCACGTTCCTCCCCAACTCGTCTAAGTTCTTCTTAATCTGTACTAAGTTTTGGTATAAATCCAGAACTGATTTCTGCTTCTCCATCAGCTCCTTCTTCATCTGAAGGTACCGCTTGTTCTTGTTTATAAACTGGATTTCCAGAGTGTGCTTGTTCGCCTGGTTGCCTTTGCGAGACACGACAGATCTGGCATTTTTGAGCAGGGGCGGAATGTTAGTGGAACCGGAATTTTTCAACGGTAATGGGATCTTGGACGAGGCTGGCATGGGTGGGCCCGTGACGCCCTTTCCGTCGATTTGCGATTTAGGAAAAAGACGGTTTGCCGTCAGTTTAGCTTCAAGGGCTTCGCTCGAAGACGGTCCCGCGCGCGCACATCCAGAATTGATATCTTCAGTTTTACTTGCCAGGTTGAGCTCGGCTTCGGTTTTCTCAAAGTCGGAGGAATTCTGTAAAGGAGCATGGGACTAATTAAATTGCCGGAATGATTTAGCATGTTCCCTTTTATGGGAAGTTTTGATCAGATGTGCTTGTGTCCGATAGATGTCAGTATATGTCATTATCAGTTTCCTACTGTTAAATTTATAACACGGTTGTTTCATTACCGACTTCATCGCTATCGGACTTTGAAGTCTACTGGAATGTGTTTTAGGCGGACCTGAAATGGTAAGATCGATTATCACTGATGCGAGACACTTGATAGCTAGTAGTAATCACGAAATCACGCAAATAGAATTTCTGGATCGCTGTGATGTTCTCCGAGCAATCTACCAATATTACTGCTGCTCACCTGCAGAGCCGTTGCTTTGGCACAAACTCATGCTGCGATTTATTTCCGCATTcttacaaaaattacaaaaaacgcacaattaaaattttttgtaaaataaaagtcATTGGCGACAGCGGGGAACAAATGATTTGACGTATCTCAAGTCATGTGAGTAGCCAACGTGATGACTGGAAAGACTCATGTACGAGGTTACTCGAAAACTATGAGGAAACGAAGGGATAAATTACTGGATAAATATCCAGGAATCATAACTCAAATCTCTTAGAGGAACGTTCCTCGTAGGCGCTTTTATTCCAAAGctgattttatttacaacttaaTGCCGCGATTCCAGACGCCGATGCTATCCAGTTTCTTGCGGTCGCGGTCCTGTCCATGTTTGGTAATTCGCACTACTGATCTTGGAAAATACCCAACTTGTGAAAGTCGGCTCACTCAACCGTGCACCAACAGCTCACCTTCTCTGTTGTAGATGTAAATTGAGTCAATGCTAACCGCTAGGGCTCCAGGTTTGCTGGATTCGTCCGGGTCGCTGCCAGGAAGTGCACGTTTGTCAGTTTATTTTCCTAAAGAAATCGAGAATTATTCATACCGTATAGGCAAAGTGTCGGTGCTGTAAATTTTGACCCGACACAGCATATTGCTGAAGATTTCCACGCCGATAAAGCGTAGGGCTGATGATGGTAATGCCGCCAAAGAGTATTACAGGGAATTCTAATATACACGATAAGGCTGGCCATGGGCGTACCATACGGATACGTGGTGTCCTTGACCCTCTTGTAACACACAATGAAAACGAACTATTTACATACTACATTAAGTGCCAAACACTGTCTGAAGTCTATAGTACCCCAATGCAACAAAAAAACCCTTAAAACTTAAGGGTGGGCTCCTTCTCCGGGAATACTCAAGGTAGTATCGCGTTTTCCTAGTTACACCCTAAACCTCCGGCTCGCGATGGCAGCCAAACGAAGGGCTAATCGATCACCCCTTTTATTCTCCAAATGAAATTCTACAGTGGATGCTGTGGAACTTAGATACTCAGCGTCGCATTCTTTATTCTCAACGGGTAGCCTCATTCTCAAGCTCCTGTAGGAAACACGATCGAGGGTTGGAGGCTAGGGACTAAAATGAATACTTACGAGCGAGTAACTCTGATTGAACAGTTGTAGGAACAGGGGATGTCGAGATTGGTGCTGTGACAGCTGAGGTGGCCAATAACTCCAAGCCGTGGGTCGGGGACCTGTCAGTTTCGCTCACTTGCACCCTTAAGAATTTCCCTAATAAAGACCTACCTCAAGAGA is a window encoding:
- the LOC136347977 gene encoding putative leucine-rich repeat-containing protein DDB_G0290503 isoform X2, with translation MKSNSSDFEKTEAELNLASKTEDINSGCARAGPSSSEALEAKLTANRLFPKSQIDGKGVTGPPMPASSKIPLPLKNSGSTNIPPLLKNARSVVSRKGNQANKHTLEIQFINKNKRYLQMKKELMEKQKSVLDLYQNLVQIKKNLDELGRNVQLDEVKLVSSIAPKAPSPHSVMGVGEQISMEVVNKMKSSIEEIPQTLMNTCKNLLSRRALIVELLESVTKSDINVNQVSDKIKFLKCEGEQLQQSFEVVIQQHESKISELLVNWQKLLAEKRYEGNDSQIEEMRNQIKEEERLREESNTIIQDLQRKAENQKLSHDKTIAELNGVLQALKEQVTKLEQELENERKINGDIKSNNISNIQNLRLMTTKINDLENDKKEMQSSNAELHRTIRLMQDQMKQKEKKWQIEKEEMKINLKHQKNSLQKLTADKNHFETRMETAENAFRDTNGNLGFLSIERAAEDCGKRE
- the LOC136347977 gene encoding putative leucine-rich repeat-containing protein DDB_G0290503 isoform X3; translated protein: MPASSKIPLPLKNSGSTNIPPLLKNARSVVSRKGNQANKHTLEIQFINKNKRYLQMKKELMEKQKSVLDLYQNLVQIKKNLDELGRNVQLDEVKLVSSIAPKAPSPHSVMGVGEQISMEVVNKMKSSIEEIPQTLMNTCKNLLSRRALIVELLESVTKSDINVNQVSDKIKFLKCEGEQLQQSFEVVIQQHESKISELLVNWQKLLAEKRYEGNDSQIEEMRNQIKEEERLREESNTIIQDLQRKAENQKLSHDKTIAELNGVLQALKEQVTKLEQELENERKINGDIKSNNISNIQNLRLMTTKINDLENDKKEMQSSNAELHRTIRLMQDQMKQKEKKWQIEKEEMKINLKHQKNSLQKLTADKNHFETRMETAENAFRDTNGNLGFLSIERAAEDCGKRE
- the LOC136347977 gene encoding putative leucine-rich repeat-containing protein DDB_G0290503 isoform X1, with protein sequence MSLCQSNGSAGPPKTHSSRLQSPIAMKSNSSDFEKTEAELNLASKTEDINSGCARAGPSSSEALEAKLTANRLFPKSQIDGKGVTGPPMPASSKIPLPLKNSGSTNIPPLLKNARSVVSRKGNQANKHTLEIQFINKNKRYLQMKKELMEKQKSVLDLYQNLVQIKKNLDELGRNVQLDEVKLVSSIAPKAPSPHSVMGVGEQISMEVVNKMKSSIEEIPQTLMNTCKNLLSRRALIVELLESVTKSDINVNQVSDKIKFLKCEGEQLQQSFEVVIQQHESKISELLVNWQKLLAEKRYEGNDSQIEEMRNQIKEEERLREESNTIIQDLQRKAENQKLSHDKTIAELNGVLQALKEQVTKLEQELENERKINGDIKSNNISNIQNLRLMTTKINDLENDKKEMQSSNAELHRTIRLMQDQMKQKEKKWQIEKEEMKINLKHQKNSLQKLTADKNHFETRMETAENAFRDTNGNLGFLSIERAAEDCGKRE